A region from the Planctomycetia bacterium genome encodes:
- a CDS encoding phosphoesterase: MHGMRIVVADAAQAAGQDADIVLLPGRGAFLPATATLLVADLHLGKAATFRHAGIPVPEGSAQADLARLEAILRAGAARRLLILGDLFHARSGCTERVFAEFAALRERLTAVEVILVLGNHDRAIGRLPATLGLDGCLPVLDEPPFHFVHEPASSPSSRGAHTFTIAGHLHPTVLIRSPGAGRIADRCFVADERLLVLPAFGSFTGGLRMAHDEGRRLWIARDDGVADVTRLAALAARTSR, translated from the coding sequence ATGCACGGGATGCGGATCGTGGTCGCCGACGCGGCGCAGGCAGCCGGGCAGGATGCGGACATCGTGCTCCTGCCGGGGCGGGGTGCGTTCCTGCCCGCGACCGCGACGCTCCTCGTCGCCGATCTGCATCTCGGCAAGGCGGCGACGTTCCGGCACGCCGGCATCCCGGTGCCGGAGGGATCGGCCCAGGCCGACCTCGCCCGGCTCGAGGCGATTCTTCGGGCCGGCGCCGCCCGGCGACTGTTGATCCTCGGCGACCTGTTCCACGCCCGCAGCGGCTGCACGGAGCGGGTGTTCGCCGAGTTCGCCGCCCTGCGCGAGCGGCTCACCGCCGTGGAAGTGATCCTCGTGCTCGGCAATCACGACCGGGCGATCGGCAGGCTGCCCGCGACGCTCGGCCTCGACGGCTGCCTGCCGGTCCTCGACGAGCCGCCGTTTCACTTCGTGCACGAGCCCGCCTCGTCGCCGTCGTCGCGCGGTGCCCACACGTTCACGATCGCCGGCCACCTCCATCCGACGGTCTTGATTCGCTCCCCGGGCGCCGGCCGGATCGCCGATCGCTGCTTCGTCGCCGACGAGCGGCTGCTCGTGCTTCCCGCCTTCGGCTCGTTCACCGGCGGCCTGCGGATGGCCCACGACGAGGGGCGCAGGCTGTGGATCGCCCGTGACGACGGCGTGGCCGACGTCACGCGGCTCGCCGCGCTCGCGGCGCGGACGAGCCGCTGA